A window from Ignavibacteriota bacterium encodes these proteins:
- a CDS encoding D-sedoheptulose 7-phosphate isomerase: MKKIIEHELLSHKIVIEEVIELLKPDIEKACEMVLNVLDSKNKIILMGNGGSAADAQHIAAEFTGRYKVERKGLPAIAITTDTSALTAIGNDYGYQHVFERQVEALAQPGDLVIGISSTGNSENVVNAFSKAKEMNCKTLGLSGKGGGKFNIKCDLNIVVPSNDTPRVQEMHILIGHIMCQVVDEHYKM, translated from the coding sequence ATGAAAAAAATAATTGAGCATGAATTACTTTCTCATAAAATTGTTATTGAAGAAGTTATTGAATTATTGAAACCTGATATTGAAAAAGCTTGCGAAATGGTTTTAAATGTTTTGGATTCAAAAAATAAAATAATTTTGATGGGCAATGGCGGAAGTGCAGCAGATGCTCAGCATATTGCTGCTGAGTTTACAGGAAGATATAAAGTTGAAAGAAAAGGTTTGCCAGCAATTGCTATTACTACTGATACTTCAGCATTGACTGCTATTGGAAATGATTATGGCTATCAACACGTTTTTGAAAGACAAGTTGAAGCCCTTGCACAACCTGGGGATTTAGTAATTGGAATTTCTTCTACAGGAAATAGTGAAAATGTTGTTAATGCTTTTTCAAAAGCTAAAGAAATGAATTGTAAAACTTTGGGCTTAAGCGGAAAAGGCGGTGGAAAATTTAATATTAAATGTGACTTAAATATTGTGGTACCAAGCAATGATACTCCTAGAGTTCAAGAAATGCACATTTTAATAGGACATATAATGTGTCAAGTTGTTGATGAACATTATAAAATGTAG